CCCGGAGATGCCCAGCATACACGAGTGGCGGCTGTTGTGGCGCTCTATTGACAACTCCATATCTAATGACGTCGGCATTTTTCACAGGCACATTTTACTTAATCAACTCGCAGCAGCCAACGAATTGAATTGCTCATCTCGCCACACTCGCTGCAACAGCCATTTCGCTGGCCTTCTCTTGCCTCATCGCCATATCATCGGGCGCTATACGGAGTCCCTTCTATGTACGATACACATTCATTCCAAAGTACACCCCTCTATTTCTATCTATCATGGCAGATCACTCACATACCAAGCAATTTCTTCGAGCTAGATTCCCAACAAGTAAACGATAAACAAATACGACTGTATGTGCTGTGTTGCACATCTACGGCGTTTGGCTACATTACAACACCCTCATTTGAAAGGCATGCCTAGAACAAGGATACAAGTATACAAGATTGATGACAAGATTAAAGAAATGCGCTTCGCTTATTATTCGGTGCTCATTTGGCAAACCTCAAAAGCTGGCCCTTGACTACGACATCCAAACCTAGATCATCCCTCACACTCAACCCCGTAATCTTGTCCTCAAATTCCTTCACCAATGGATTTTCCTCTTGTTGATGATATTCGTCCTCTGGCCAAGGGGTTAAGGGCGAGCCGGTTAAGAGGGAGTAGGCGCGGATACGGTTATCAGAACCCGAGGCGAAAAGGTGGGTTCcagaaggggaaagggCGGTGCTCTATTCCGATAATGAGCTGGGAGTaaaagagggaaggggaaagaggggtGGAGACATACAACTTGAGTTTGATAGTTGTTGATATGGCCCTGGAAAGTGTGCAACGGCTTGTCACTAAATCTCACATCGTACAGGAGCAGCTGCCACATGAATGATTAGGATCCGAACTTCTGCGCTTTAATCTACCCTGCCATCAAAGATGACagaaaccaaaaaaaaaaaaaaaagctcacttcatctcccatcCCACTAACGATTAATCCCCAAGGAACAGCCCCGTCCTGCACCCTTTTCACATTTACCACCgcctttctccctcttgtCCCGCCTACGACCACAGGACTCTTCGGCTTTACTCTGAGATCTTCACAAGTGACCAAGCCAGACCGCTGCCCCGTGAATACGAGATCGCGAGAGTACTGATGGACTGCGAGAGCGTCAGACGGCAAACGACGGTTTGAGGTGGTAAAGGAGGATGTGTAGTTGATCGTCGTTAGGGACTTGTGGCCGCCTATTGTTTCCTGTTAACAACAAAAAAGGCAATATGAAAAAGGTAGACCTAGAAACGTACCGATAGTGCACCGATCATCAAATGAAGATACTTCATACATATCGCCTCCACTGAGATTGAGTTCAGAGTGACTCATAAAGATATGATCCAGCATTTGAGGGTCTCTCTTGAATAGGTGGACATGTGGGTCTGCTCCGCCTGAAATGGCTCTTGAGCAAAGAGTGAGCAACAGGCGAATTCGGTGAGGATCAAAGTAGCTCACATTAAAGTTAATCGCATGATATCAAAATGTACTCCCATGAGCTGATAGAATTGAGATTAATGCCGACTCTTTACAGTGGCTGACGCAGAACGCACCACTTGAGGACAGATATAAAAGACCACAGTCTCTCCCTCTGGGCCGTGCATGACCAATTTGCCATGATCCGTTGTCGCTAAAtatgcttcttctccaaaagacttttttttcgatTCATCAGCACGCACACGACGGCAACCAACCAATCAGGCTATgaataaaaaaaagaactTGCTTTGTAAGATGTGATTGTCTCACCATGACAACCACAGGAATGATGCTCCGCATCTAATTGCAGCTTACTTAGTatggcttcttctcctctacATCATGCCAATGTCAGGATCGACAGCTTTATATATAAAAAAGGTCAAATGACGGCGGCCGACCTCACCTTTCACTTCGCTTTCCCATCCCTACTCCCATCCTCCCCCTACCTTTGACCAATTTTCTCCCAGGACCAGATACTACGCTTTCATGGATATCCGGTCTCTGCCGCTTTCTTTGCAGCTGGCAGTCCAAGAGCCCTAAAACCATCTCTGGACGGCCTTTTCTGGGGAGTGAAGTAGAGGCATAGAGACTTGGTGCTGGTTGATCGTTTTGTAGTGGGCCTTTGGGAGTCGGGAAGTATCTGTTTTTGAGAGGGTCGTAGGTCATGCCTGGAAGGTTTCCTAGAGGGCCTGACATGGTGCTGTGAGTGTATGGCTGCAGAATGGGTGATTTGATGAAAAGTGGGTCCCATTGTCGATGAATAATTCACCTGCAGCGATGGAGTAAGTCACTGGCGGGGGAAGGGGTGCGTCGCGTGGAGGAAGCTGGTGGAGGCCAATTTTTTTGTGGTGCCGTTGGGTTCAAAAGACCACGCGGGAGCCACGTGACGTCCTCGCCCCTTTTTTCTGGCTGGTGTCTGCAACTTCTGCCTTGTATCCTCTTTACGATTCGAATCCAGTCTTCCCCCCGCCCACCAGCTCTCTCCCCTCGCCCGCCAGAAACATGTCGCAGCTTTCCCAACAGGCGCTCCTCGCCGCCCTTGCCGCCCAATCATCACGCCCACGACCTGCCACAATCCCGTATTCTGCGCTCGGGCCCTCCCAGCTCAAGTCGGAGGCTACGAGCGCCAACTCGCGCACGCTGCACTGTCCCAGGGAAGGCTGTGGgagcctccttctccagccCGGCGGAGGCGTGTGGGCGGACTTGCAGGCCTCTGTGGTATGTAGCTCCCTGCGGGTCGATTGCCCAGCAAATGCACACGTCACTGATACTTGCCATATACAGCTCCCCGACGACCCTTCATCGCCCTTCCCGGCCGCTGCGGCTCCCCATGCAGTGTGGCACGTAGCATCCGGCCCCTTTGCATTTGACAATATCGGATTCAGCCGTCCAGACGCCGCGACTACTTTGCCTCCCCACACACCATCTGGCGCGGGCTCCGAACAGAGGGCGGACAAAGGCAAGGTCAAGTGGTTGATCTGTGCAGATTGTGATCTTGGGCCGTTGGGATGGACTTATGAGGGTGAACGAGATGCATGGTTGGCTGTTGAGAGGGTCGGGTATGGGGAGAGCAAATGAATGGGTTTAACGGAGCATTAGGTCATGACGGACATTAATTAGGGTATTGCAGATGGCTAGAGTGTTGTACTGTACATGTATTATATGTATGACTCGGTGGACCCTTGCGCTTTAACCTTGTCATAACACTCACAGTGCAGCTGTCGTCGTTACTGCTGGACCAGTTCTTGTTAccatcaccaccgccgCTTTAATCATCATGCAGCATCATCTCTTCGCATCATCTGCCACATCACGACTTGTGAACTCTGCGGTCTCGTCGGTCGTCACGTCAATCAGTCCGCGAACCCtctttcgtcttctttgccCAGTTGTATATCATAATCTTTCCACATATAGCACTCCATACTTAATTCGCCAACAGCCTTCAAACAAAAATGGACGATCCCTGGGCTGACGCACCTGCATCTCCTCTACCAAAAAACGAGCAACGTTTCGGCAACGTCAGCAATGTCAGCGACAATGAAAATGTCAACGACTTCAGTAGGTATTCTCTCCCCAAATCACCATCAGCGAATGGGCTAGAGAAGGtgcaagaagagcaaaTACAGGAGAAGACAAAAGTAAAGACAGAGATGGAGCCATCACGAGAGGAGATCAATGGAGCGAGCGATTCTGAAGAGGCGCAAGTTGCGGAAGTCCAGTCTAGCCCGGTTCAGGAGTCGCATCAATGGCTCTCACCGCAAGCAGAAGCTCCGAATCAAgtggaaaaagaggaaagagaggaaagtgaggaggaggaagatgacggGGAAGGCGATCAAGACGATTTCAATGATTTCAATGATTTTGGTGACCTCGGATCATCGTCTTTCCCGACACCTAATCCCAATGTCGACCAAGGCGGAATGGCAGTCGAAGGCGGAGATTatgatgatggatttggagatTTTGCAGATtttgaggaaggggaatTTGATGAGCCCATCGGTGCTGAAATCGGGGTTGGTGGGAATGGATTGGTAGAAGAGCCTGAACCGATCAAAGAACGCTGGGTATGTCCATCTCTCAACTTTTGACTTTTACGCCGACGACAAGGGTGCTGACTCTCATATCTTCTTGACTGGCTCCACAGCACGCACTTGAACttcgtccacctcctcctAAATCCGAGATCGCCAACCAACTTTCCTCAATCTTATCTCCCTTATTCCTCCACCAGGATTCATTGAGTAATGAAGCCATCAGGATGGTAGGCGGGTTAAAGCAAGTGTTGGTATCCCAATCCTCGTACGTCCCTAACACATCCTAccattttccttctctgATATATTCGTGCTGATGGACATCATCATTATCGATCCAAAGGCGAGATGCTTACGCCCAACTTACCACTCCACCATTAACCAAACCCCTCGACTGGACACGTTCCCGCGTCAGGAGGGAACATCTCATCTCAATGGGTGTACCCGTCAACCTGGATGAAGTCGACTCGCATCGGCTCTctgcccttcctcctctacGGATTGTCacctcttccgcttctgGATCTTCCCGGCCACAGCCGAGAAGGGCGGAGACATTTGACGCATATAAAGGAGTGAAATACACGAGCGATCAGAAAGGCAAAGGGCGAGATACGGACGGGTCAATGTCGGCAGGGCTTGGGATGGGTGTCGGGTATGTGGAGGGGGATGTGAATGGAGGAGAGACAGGCAAATATGGGTTGGGGGAAAAGCCAGAGATGGATACGCCTCGAGCTGAGGAACTTTGTGGACTCGAAGAAGGTTCGTTCGCTGCTGCCTATCTCTCCCATTAAGTTTTCCGTGCAACAGAGCTGACTCTCACATTATGCCATTGGCGGTAAATAAAAATAGACGCGCTCTCCCTTTTACCCATAGCATCGTTGCGGAAGCTCCAAGCAGATTTGGTGGAAAATACCTCACAAGTATCAGCAACGCTGGCGTGGATGTTGCAGCTCAAAGATGCGCAACTACATGATAGCGCGACGTAGTACGTgtccctctttcttctcttcatcatctgtcTTTTACCTTATAAACCATGGCTAATGCAATTCCTCCCACTTGGCGCTATTAATTTTTACTTTCCAAAAACAACAGCAATGGTATGATATCATCTCTCATAGCCAACGCCGCCCGTGTAAAAGCTTCCCAAAACACTGGAGGCGGAGGTGTGTT
The nucleotide sequence above comes from Cryptococcus neoformans var. grubii H99 chromosome 1, complete sequence. Encoded proteins:
- a CDS encoding WD-repeat protein 21A, whose product is MSGPLGNLPGMTYDPLKNRYFPTPKGPLQNDQPAPSLYASTSLPRKGRPEMVLGLLDCQLQRKRQRPDIHESVVSGPGRKLVKGRGRMGVGMGKRSERGEEAILSKLQLDAEHHSCGCHGETITSYKSFGEEAYLATTDHGKLVMHGPEGETVVFYICPQVLMGVHFDIMRLTLIAISGGADPHVHLFKRDPQMLDHIFMSHSELNLSGGDMYEVSSFDDRCTIGGHKSLTTINYTSSFTTSNRRLPSDALAVHQYSRDLVFTGQRSGLVTCEDLRVKPKSPVVVGGTRGRKAVVNVKRVQDGAVPWGLIVSGMGDELLLYDVRFSDKPLHTFQGHINNYQTQVSTALSPSGTHLFASGSDNRIRAYSLLTGSPLTPWPEDEYHQQEENPLVKEFEDKITGLSVRDDLGLDVVVKGQLLRFAK